In Humulus lupulus chromosome 7, drHumLupu1.1, whole genome shotgun sequence, the following are encoded in one genomic region:
- the LOC133792263 gene encoding uncharacterized protein LOC133792263: protein MDVLKQLHINIPLVEALEQMPNYVKFLKDILTKKRRLGEFETVALTEGCSAMLKSKIPPKLKYPGSFTIPCFIGGRDVGRALCDLGASINLMPMSIFKKLGIGEAQPTTVTLQLADRSMAHPEGKIEDVLVQVDKFIFPADFIILDYEAD from the coding sequence ATGGATGTATTGAAACAACTCCATATCAATATTCCTTTGGTGGAAGCATTGGAGCAAATGCCCAATTACGTTAAGTTCTTGAAAGATATTTTAACGAAGAAAAGGAGGTTGGGTGAGTTCGAAACTGTTGCTCTCACAGAAGGTTGCAGTGCTATGTTGAAAAGTAAAATCCCTCCTAAATTAAAATATCCAGGCAGTTTTACGATCCCATGTTTTATTGGTGGAAGAGATGTGGGAAGAGCGTTATGCGATTTGGGCGCTAGTATTAATCTAATGCCTATGTCTATTTTCAAGAAGCTGGGTATTGGTGAAGCTCAGCCAACCACAGTTACATTGCAGTTAGCGGATAGATCCATGGCTCATCCGGAAGGGAAGATTGAGGACGTGTTAGTACAGGTTGACAAGTTTATATTCCCAGCCGACTTCATTATTCTTGACTATGAAGCGGATTGA
- the LOC133792264 gene encoding uncharacterized protein LOC133792264: protein MRLFSYENAKLYKEKTKRWHDQKIHERVFEKGQKVLLFNSRLKLFPRKLKSRWSGPFTVVEVYPFGVVIVREDQSGREFKVNGQRLKHYWGGEVDREKTSISLKDA, encoded by the coding sequence ATGAGGCTATTCTCCTATGAAAATGCCAAGTTGTACAAAGAAAAAACTAAGCGGTGGCATGACCAGAAAATTCATGAGCGAGTGTTTGAGAAAGGTCAGAAAGTTTTGCTGTTCAACTCGCGTTTGAAGCTGTTTCCTAGGAAGCTGAAGTCCCGCTGGTCTGGCCCATTTACAGTGGTGGAAGTCTACCCTTTCGGAGTTGTTATAGTTCGTGAAGATCAGTCTGGAAGGGAGTTTAAAGTGAATGGGCAGAGGCTAAAACATTACTGGGGTGGGGAGGTCGACAGAGAAAAGACCTCCATTAGTTTGAAGGATGCTTGA